From the genome of Biomphalaria glabrata chromosome 1, xgBioGlab47.1, whole genome shotgun sequence, one region includes:
- the LOC106060942 gene encoding uncharacterized protein LOC106060942 — MNSEAAAAARMQPSQTVILVPRTEMSIRRFHGDGPAREIEEFLQNVERAWKSQHMVHPEEKCDFLFAHLGEAVKAELRCHPQTTRACPDALVQILRSTYGERRSINCLIGELFRISQHQYESVRAYSHRLLQAFEALTDRQRALSETPFSKSILRDQFVENLSDRILRRDLRERLLDRPETEFLALRDMAIRWAQDEDVAPQVNVTCREIKIEGQLAALSKQVEELAAQIVRLQFSGPQNYSCPHCNNHQPDHISSNVRQISSQPGRQPNRTLHHKRPTTKNRKCYTCGKPGHLARNCRLQNRFQGQRKKPGNRAHQQHPSRSNCSNCGSRDHFTRACPDVAAAVNHVQVASVEQPQAVQLQPAPKPTELSVEVPQNPRRSNTVPDSLVRRNQPAVAEMMSIHSEVASPDTSSNHAEGGRETNPFLQFHPVQPESTLLSHEVPELQKKRNDLLNIGCRVLVEQRVRGQGRMFMQYEPSCFIITAVPKYASGWYMVEAEDGSTYRYVREEEMKFVSSPY, encoded by the coding sequence ATGAACAGCgaggcagcagcagcagcaagaATGCAGCCGTCTCAGACAGTGATCTTGGTGCCCAGGACAGAGATGAGTATCCGGCGCTTCCATGGTGATGGTCCTGCCAGGGAAATTGAAGAGTTCCTTCAAAATGTTGAGAGAGCTTGGAAGTCTCAACACATGGTGCATCCAGAGGAAAAATGTGACTTCCTCTTTGCACATCTAGGTGAGGCAGTGAAGGCCGAACTTAGGTGTCACCCTCAGACGACAAGGGCATGTCCAGATGCCCTGGTACAAATTCTACGCTCCACTTATGGAGAAAGACGGAGCATCAACTGCCTCATTGGGGAGCTGTTCCGAATAAGCCAGCACCAGTATGAGTCTGTCCGGGCATACTCACACCGTCTCCTTCAAGCATTTGAAGCACtcacagacaggcagagagctCTATCTGAAACTCCCTTCAGCAAGTCTATCCTGAGGGACCAGTTTGTAGAAAACCTCAGTGACAGGATCCTAAGGAGAGATCTGCGAGAGAGACTACTTGACAGGCCAGAAACTGAATTCCTGGCATTAAGAGACATGGCCATTAGGTGGGCACAGGATGAGGATGTCGCACCGCAAGTCAACGTCACATGCAGAGAGATAAAGATTGAAGGCCAGCTAGCTGCGCTCTCCAAGCAAGTGGAGGAGCTTGCAGCCCAGATTGTGCGCCTACAATTTTCAGGGCCACAGAACTATAGCTGTCCCCACTGCAACAACCATCAGCCTGATCACATTAGCAGCAATGTGAGACAGATATCCTCACAACCGGGTAGGCAACCAAATCGCACTCTTCACCATAAGAGGCCAACGACGAAGAACAGGAAATGCTACACTTGTGGCAAACCTGGCCATCTTGCAAGAAATTGCAGGCTGCAGAACAGGTTCCAAGGTCAGCGAAAGAAGCCAGGGAACCGGGCTCACCAGCAACACCCTTCTAGAAGCAACTGCTCGAATTGTGGAAGCCGGGACCATTTCACCCGAGCTTGCCCTGATGTCGCTGCAGCAGTGAATCACGTTCAGGTTGCCTCAGTTGAACAACCACAGGCAGTACAACTGCAACCTGCCCCCAAGCCAACAGAATTGTCGGTTGAGGTGCCACAGAATCCTAGGCGCTCCAACACTGTGCCTGATTCGTTGGTTCGCAGAAACCAACCCGCAGTGGCAGAAATGATGTCGATTCATTCAGAAGTTGCCTCACCTGACACTTCCAGTAATCATGCAGAAGGAGGTAGGGAAACAAATCCTTTCCTACAGTTTCATCCGGTCCAACCAGAATCCACCTTGCTTTCCCATGAGGTTCCTGAGTTGCAGAAGAAAAGGAACGACCTTCTGAACATTGGGTGCAGAGTTCTTGTCGAACAGAGAGTCAGAGGCCAGGGAAGAATGTTCATGCAGTATGAGCCCTCGTGTTTTATAATTACTGCAGTACCCAAGTATGCTTCTGGCTGGTACATGGTAGAAGCAGAAGACGGCAGTACTTACCGATATGTACGAGAGGAGGAAATGAAGTTCGTTTCCTCACCATACTAG